The following proteins are co-located in the Planococcus plakortidis genome:
- a CDS encoding NAD(P)/FAD-dependent oxidoreductase produces the protein MKSMIIIGSGIVGASAAYYAAKAGNHVTLIDRADRGQATGAAAGIVCPWISQRRNQAWYRLASNGAAYYPVLIKELEALGEKETGYKQVGIVSIHEESKLDKMEQKARERQAGSPEMGELERLTPEQTKARFPYAGDRYGSLYVSGAARVDGSAIRDALIRSARSLGARFIQGDAMLLMEEGQATGVEVNGESLSADQIISAGGAWAAELFRPLGLHLKVVPQKAQILHLQSGDTGTGDWPVAMVPFGQYIVPFEGGRIVAGATHENNTGFDDKLTAGGILHILEKTLDVAPGLATAEFTGAATGFRPATLSALPFIGQVPGQKKLFAANALGASGLTAGPYLGMQLAKLAVGETTDLDISLYPIEEAFEENE, from the coding sequence ATGAAATCAATGATTATCATCGGCTCGGGAATCGTCGGGGCAAGCGCGGCGTATTATGCGGCGAAAGCGGGGAATCACGTCACGTTGATCGACCGCGCGGACCGCGGGCAGGCGACAGGGGCGGCAGCGGGGATCGTCTGCCCATGGATTTCCCAAAGGCGCAACCAGGCCTGGTACCGTCTCGCCTCGAACGGTGCCGCATACTATCCGGTACTCATCAAAGAACTTGAAGCGCTCGGCGAGAAGGAGACCGGCTATAAACAAGTGGGCATCGTCAGTATCCACGAAGAATCGAAGCTCGATAAAATGGAGCAAAAGGCGCGCGAACGCCAAGCGGGATCTCCCGAGATGGGCGAACTTGAACGATTGACGCCTGAACAAACGAAAGCCAGGTTCCCTTATGCCGGAGACCGTTACGGTTCTTTATATGTCAGCGGCGCCGCGCGCGTCGATGGCAGCGCCATCCGTGATGCGCTGATCCGTTCTGCGAGAAGTTTAGGCGCAAGGTTCATCCAGGGTGACGCCATGCTGCTGATGGAAGAAGGGCAGGCGACCGGCGTGGAAGTGAATGGGGAGAGCTTGTCGGCAGACCAGATCATTTCTGCCGGCGGCGCATGGGCGGCTGAACTGTTTCGACCGCTCGGGCTTCACTTAAAAGTCGTCCCGCAAAAAGCGCAGATTTTGCATTTACAATCAGGCGACACGGGAACAGGCGACTGGCCGGTTGCGATGGTGCCGTTCGGGCAATACATCGTGCCGTTTGAGGGCGGGCGCATCGTCGCCGGTGCGACGCACGAGAACAATACCGGCTTTGATGACAAACTGACCGCCGGCGGCATTCTTCATATTTTGGAGAAAACCTTGGACGTTGCACCGGGTCTTGCCACGGCCGAATTCACCGGGGCGGCCACGGGGTTCCGTCCGGCGACACTCAGCGCCTTGCCGTTCATCGGCCAAGTGCCGGGGCAGAAGAAGCTATTCGCCGCCAATGCGCTGGGTGCCTCGGGGCTCACGGCCGGGCCATATCTCGGCATGCAACTAGCGAAGCTGGCCGTTGGCGAAACGACGGACCTCGACATCAGTTTGTATCCAATTGAAGAAGCTTTCGAAGAAAACGAATAA
- a CDS encoding helix-turn-helix domain-containing protein, translated as MATLGERIKRLRKEQGLTLQALAGDGLTKGMLSLIENNKANPSMESLSYIAERLGIDRTELLQEMPTAELRALLDEIEEKRRKVSGTDEQMLRAYTEIAEHIHPYVEKLPFRYESARLLEIYSRCCYHSKRYDWKPAFDRAEEIYEQLHLINSVADLHMFRALMKFTEHRYAEALASLQESRKLIEEQSGSLDPLKKLDFDYYESILCSATGDKKNARRLMEEAIAYSKEHQIFYQINALYRLAGFEAMLAGDLERKDYYVGKLKLFAEFSDDPEIAAYAHAVEIHYWNSFTHEYEKADRLLEETRQLLDEEDFYFLEKGKALFGMGRIEEALECFKQHRMNRFIHHPYDLAMHYEKEAYMALIYEQLGDHEQAKTYAQKAKELIEPMPELPHKRFILETYRKIFAQADGY; from the coding sequence ATGGCAACTTTAGGGGAGCGGATCAAACGCTTACGTAAAGAGCAGGGCCTGACCCTACAGGCGCTTGCAGGGGATGGATTGACGAAAGGCATGCTCAGCTTGATCGAGAACAATAAAGCGAACCCTTCGATGGAGAGCCTTTCCTATATCGCAGAACGGCTTGGCATCGACCGCACGGAATTGCTACAGGAGATGCCGACCGCGGAACTTCGCGCTTTGCTTGATGAAATCGAAGAAAAGCGCCGGAAAGTCTCCGGAACGGATGAACAGATGCTAAGGGCTTATACGGAAATCGCAGAACACATCCATCCGTATGTGGAGAAATTGCCGTTTCGATACGAATCGGCGCGCCTGCTCGAGATTTACAGCCGCTGCTGCTACCATTCGAAGCGCTATGATTGGAAGCCGGCGTTTGACCGGGCAGAAGAAATCTATGAACAATTGCATTTGATCAATTCCGTCGCCGACCTCCATATGTTCCGTGCGCTCATGAAATTCACGGAACATCGATATGCGGAAGCTTTGGCGTCGCTGCAGGAATCGCGCAAATTGATCGAAGAACAATCGGGCAGCCTCGACCCGCTGAAGAAACTGGACTTCGATTATTACGAATCGATCCTGTGTTCCGCGACTGGCGATAAGAAAAATGCCCGCCGCTTGATGGAAGAGGCGATCGCTTATTCCAAAGAGCATCAAATCTTTTACCAGATCAATGCGCTGTACCGGCTTGCGGGCTTTGAAGCGATGCTCGCGGGAGATTTGGAACGCAAGGATTATTATGTCGGCAAGCTCAAACTGTTTGCGGAGTTTTCCGATGATCCCGAAATCGCCGCTTATGCCCATGCCGTCGAGATCCATTATTGGAATTCCTTCACCCATGAGTACGAAAAAGCGGACCGGCTGCTCGAAGAAACGCGCCAACTATTGGATGAAGAGGATTTTTATTTCCTGGAAAAAGGCAAGGCGCTCTTCGGGATGGGACGGATCGAAGAAGCACTCGAATGCTTCAAACAGCACCGCATGAACCGGTTCATCCATCACCCTTACGACTTGGCGATGCATTATGAAAAAGAAGCGTATATGGCCTTGATCTACGAACAGCTGGGCGACCACGAACAGGCGAAAACGTATGCCCAAAAAGCGAAAGAGTTGATCGAACCGATGCCCGAGCTCCCCCATAAACGGTTCATCCTGGAAACTTACCGGAAAATTTTCGCGCAAGCTGATGGATATTAA
- a CDS encoding MFS transporter, with protein MNEAGKIKQATYHLYTFTISKLISTFGSSVYAFGISLYVLALTGSAVSFAINLICSILPRTLFAPFAGYVADNYPKKAVVLLSQSASVLSVGGLLLYSMSNGLSLAAIYTATALISVSSMFTSVAFSSSIANLIDPDRIQKAMGYNQSALAIATIGGPVIGGMLFGFVSMNVFLLIQVIAYALAAALEATMNFRLYTRRVETETVEDKQGVWQGMKEGAAYLRRNRVITVIVTTAVGLNFFFSALMIGLPFIAVQQLKVQATHFGFIEAMIALGMLLASIYFSVRKEVKFPLQFSKRAIMIMSLLLAAVSLPLVAGLSYWGNVIYLLALMLAFGISNVFVNTPIGVMMQKDVDEEYRGRVFGILESMAMAMMPLGYLLFGLLYDLVPAQYVLWACSLCLLILTAYSMRPAIIREAYPELAEKSLDKVLS; from the coding sequence ATGAACGAAGCGGGTAAAATCAAACAGGCTACGTACCATCTGTATACGTTCACCATCAGCAAACTGATTTCCACATTCGGCAGCTCGGTTTACGCATTCGGCATCAGCCTCTACGTCCTGGCTTTGACCGGTTCCGCTGTCAGTTTCGCCATCAACTTGATCTGCAGCATCCTGCCCCGGACCTTGTTTGCGCCTTTTGCCGGTTATGTCGCGGATAATTACCCGAAAAAAGCGGTCGTACTCTTGTCCCAATCGGCGAGCGTGCTGTCAGTGGGCGGGTTATTGCTCTACAGCATGTCGAACGGCTTGTCGCTGGCAGCAATTTACACGGCGACCGCATTGATTTCCGTCAGTTCCATGTTCACAAGCGTTGCCTTTTCATCCTCGATTGCCAATTTAATCGACCCGGATCGCATCCAGAAAGCGATGGGCTATAATCAATCTGCACTTGCCATCGCAACAATCGGCGGCCCGGTCATCGGCGGCATGCTGTTCGGTTTTGTGTCGATGAACGTTTTTCTGCTGATCCAAGTGATCGCCTATGCGCTTGCTGCGGCACTCGAAGCCACGATGAACTTCCGCCTCTACACGAGACGCGTTGAAACAGAAACCGTAGAAGATAAGCAAGGCGTCTGGCAAGGCATGAAAGAAGGTGCCGCCTATTTGCGGAGAAACCGTGTCATCACCGTCATCGTCACGACGGCCGTCGGCTTGAATTTCTTTTTCTCCGCCTTGATGATTGGTTTGCCGTTCATCGCCGTCCAGCAATTAAAAGTACAAGCGACACATTTCGGCTTCATCGAAGCGATGATCGCGCTCGGCATGCTGTTGGCATCGATTTATTTCTCGGTGCGCAAGGAAGTCAAATTCCCGCTGCAATTCTCTAAGCGCGCCATCATGATCATGTCGCTATTGCTTGCGGCAGTCTCCTTGCCGCTTGTCGCGGGCTTGTCGTATTGGGGAAATGTCATCTACTTGCTCGCATTGATGCTGGCGTTCGGCATCTCCAATGTCTTCGTCAACACGCCGATCGGGGTCATGATGCAAAAAGATGTCGACGAAGAATACCGCGGCCGCGTTTTCGGAATCCTGGAATCGATGGCGATGGCCATGATGCCGCTTGGCTATTTACTGTTCGGCTTGCTCTATGACTTGGTTCCTGCTCAATACGTGTTATGGGCTTGCAGCCTTTGCCTCTTGATCTTGACGGCTTACAGCATGCGCCCGGCCATCATCAGGGAAGCCTATCCGGAGCTTGCGGAGAAGTCGCTTGATAAAGTGTTATCCTGA
- a CDS encoding SDR family oxidoreductase: protein MKDKVEKVPAQHQDRQPGFETEMEPRPDFQGNLAGASQRLPGKAALITGGDSGIGRAIAVAFAKEGADVAISYLDEHEDAEETKQLVEKEGRKCLLIAGDIGDEAFCKQVISQVIEEFGKLDVLVNNAAEQHVQESLKDITAEQLEKTFRTNVFSMFHLTKAALDHLKPGASIINTTSITAFRGEPSLIDYSSTKGAILAFTRALSGSLAKEGIRVNGVAPGPIWTPLIPASFPAEEVEGFGSSTPLGRPGQPDELAPGYVYLASDDSSYVTGQVLHINGGTPY from the coding sequence ATGAAGGACAAAGTGGAAAAAGTCCCGGCACAGCATCAGGACCGCCAGCCCGGTTTTGAAACAGAAATGGAACCGCGGCCGGATTTCCAGGGCAATCTGGCCGGTGCTTCGCAGCGTTTGCCCGGTAAAGCGGCTCTCATCACCGGAGGCGACAGCGGAATCGGCCGCGCAATCGCCGTCGCTTTTGCAAAAGAAGGGGCAGATGTGGCGATTTCCTATCTAGATGAACACGAAGACGCCGAGGAAACGAAACAGCTTGTCGAAAAAGAGGGCCGCAAATGCCTGCTCATCGCTGGGGATATCGGGGATGAAGCGTTTTGCAAACAAGTCATTTCACAAGTGATCGAGGAGTTCGGAAAACTTGATGTGCTGGTTAACAATGCCGCAGAGCAACATGTACAGGAATCGCTTAAGGACATCACGGCAGAGCAATTGGAGAAAACATTCCGCACCAATGTCTTCAGCATGTTCCACCTGACAAAAGCGGCACTGGACCATTTGAAACCTGGCGCATCGATCATCAATACGACATCGATCACCGCGTTCCGCGGCGAGCCAAGCTTAATTGATTATTCTTCTACAAAAGGCGCGATTCTGGCATTCACCCGCGCCTTGTCCGGATCGCTCGCAAAAGAAGGCATCCGGGTTAACGGAGTCGCACCCGGCCCGATCTGGACACCGCTCATCCCAGCTTCCTTCCCAGCGGAAGAGGTCGAAGGATTCGGAAGCAGCACGCCGCTCGGACGGCCAGGGCAGCCCGATGAACTGGCCCCGGGATATGTCTATTTGGCTTCAGACGACTCATCCTATGTTACAGGCCAAGTACTCCACATCAATGGAGGTACGCCATATTAA
- a CDS encoding DUF5658 family protein gives MSEQLRTPLKKPIWTLVVLNLADGFLTYWGLLAGAIEEANPLLSGLPPLAIFSVKLLLSACLAAFLFTPLVRLESRVWRCFLLAANFVYAGILSLHVIWIALLYL, from the coding sequence ATGTCCGAGCAATTGAGAACGCCGCTAAAGAAACCGATCTGGACATTGGTCGTATTGAATTTAGCGGATGGTTTTTTAACTTACTGGGGGCTGTTGGCAGGAGCGATCGAGGAAGCGAATCCCTTGCTCAGCGGGCTGCCGCCGCTTGCGATCTTTTCGGTTAAGCTATTGTTATCCGCCTGCCTTGCCGCATTCCTCTTCACCCCGCTCGTGCGGCTTGAGTCCCGGGTCTGGCGCTGTTTCCTTCTGGCTGCCAATTTCGTCTATGCTGGCATTTTGTCGCTCCATGTCATTTGGATCGCTTTATTGTATCTATAA
- a CDS encoding MFS transporter gives MKKTILLLMSVQFFVYLGFGLIIPILPEVIVQQGYADIHVGGLITIYALSSFFTAPLWGKLSDRTGRKKLILVGLAGFALSFFLFSLFLDNLALLYISRIIGGLFSGALYTAVTGYVADITTDEERNKYMGLLGMSIGLGFIFGPAIGGLLGAVSLSLPFTASAALVLLLMVYASIVLKEPVRKGEAVKRKLLPKGASTLWHYRIRYLFLFSFMVTFLLAGLESTFQLFQIDQIQITPLQLGYLFMASGFVDAAIQGGVVRRVKNGTETQWIIGAQIVTALGLVLLPFTTSLVFAGVALSIFTAGNALARTVLVSLTSKEAGGKYGTAAGMTYSMDNLGRIIGPLFFTWLLTMQSGAIYYLSGGLAIFSIILIVLFKASKKSLRYTEQQAGQNPA, from the coding sequence ATGAAGAAAACCATTTTATTGCTCATGTCCGTCCAATTTTTCGTCTATCTTGGCTTCGGCTTGATCATCCCGATTCTCCCCGAAGTGATCGTCCAGCAAGGGTATGCGGACATCCATGTCGGAGGACTAATTACAATATATGCCCTCTCGTCTTTTTTCACGGCGCCGCTATGGGGCAAGTTATCTGACCGCACGGGCCGCAAGAAGCTGATCCTGGTCGGCCTTGCCGGATTTGCGCTCAGCTTCTTCCTATTCTCGCTATTCCTCGATAATCTTGCCTTATTGTACATATCGCGCATTATCGGCGGCTTGTTCTCGGGCGCTCTTTATACGGCGGTCACAGGGTATGTCGCGGACATCACGACAGATGAAGAGCGCAATAAATACATGGGCCTTCTCGGCATGTCGATCGGCCTCGGGTTTATTTTTGGACCGGCGATCGGCGGCTTGCTCGGCGCGGTCTCCTTGTCCTTGCCATTCACCGCTTCAGCTGCGCTTGTGCTGTTGTTGATGGTTTATGCAAGCATCGTCTTGAAAGAACCGGTCCGCAAAGGCGAAGCAGTCAAACGCAAGCTGTTGCCAAAAGGCGCCAGCACGCTTTGGCATTACCGCATCCGTTATTTGTTCCTGTTCTCCTTCATGGTGACGTTCCTGCTCGCAGGCTTGGAGTCGACGTTCCAATTGTTCCAGATTGACCAAATCCAAATTACCCCGCTCCAGCTCGGCTATTTGTTCATGGCCTCTGGCTTTGTGGATGCCGCGATTCAAGGCGGCGTTGTCCGCCGTGTGAAAAACGGCACCGAGACGCAATGGATCATCGGCGCACAGATCGTCACCGCGCTAGGCTTGGTGCTGTTGCCGTTTACGACCAGCTTGGTGTTTGCAGGTGTCGCACTCAGCATCTTCACTGCCGGAAACGCCCTCGCGCGCACCGTGCTCGTCTCGCTCACTTCGAAAGAAGCGGGCGGCAAATACGGTACAGCGGCCGGCATGACTTACTCGATGGACAACCTCGGGCGCATTATCGGCCCGCTGTTTTTCACGTGGCTGCTCACGATGCAATCCGGCGCCATCTATTATCTTTCGGGCGGATTGGCCATTTTCAGCATCATCTTGATCGTCCTGTTCAAAGCTTCCAAAAAATCGTTGCGCTATACAGAACAACAAGCCGGCCAAAATCCGGCATAG
- a CDS encoding heavy metal translocating P-type ATPase, with protein sequence MATKQTELPITGMTCAACANRVEKGLQKLPGVSSATVNFATEKASVSFDDEQSNLNDLHQKVEQLGYGIQQEEVDFSIQGMTCANCSARIEKALNRMDGVENATINLAMESGHVVYSPGTLTPEDFVQKIQSLGYDAVLEQDQQEATDYKEQEIKKKTRLFWISAAFSLPLLWTMFSHFTFTSWMYVPEFLMNPFVQWALATPVQFWVGATFYKGAYFALKNKSANMDVLVALGTSAAYFYSVYLVLANLGTGHNMGLYFETSAVLITLIVLGKVFEARAKGRSSDAIKKLMKLQPQHALVERGGEFVSAPIEEVKEGDVLLIKPGASIPVDAAIISGSSAVDESMLTGESLPVDKAEGDAVYAATVNANGSLKVRADKIGKDTVLSNIIRVVEQAQGSKAPIQRLADQISGIFVPIVVAIAIVTFLIWYFLAAPGDFAAALTSTVAVLVIACPCALGLATPTSIMAGSGRSAEQGVLFKTAESLETTKHIDTIVLDKTGTITNGKPVVTDFITAPDIDSDHLKRLVASAESESEHPVAQAIADFGSAGLPVNGFEAIPGHGIKAKVDGREVWVGNRRLLAGIAVDERAAEQLEQDGKTAMFIAIDGKYAGLIAVADTIKDSAKAAVEEMKRMGLHVVMLTGDQQRTADAIARQVGIDEVVAGVLPAEKAGHVAKLQEQGRKVAMAGDGLNDAPALATADIGMAMGTGTAIAIEAADITLMQGDLMRVADAVRMSRLTVRNIKQNLFWALAYNSVGIPIAAAGFLAPWLAGAAMAFSSVSVVMNALRLQRVKLNK encoded by the coding sequence GGAACTGCCGATTACCGGCATGACCTGCGCCGCTTGCGCGAACCGGGTCGAGAAAGGCCTGCAGAAGCTTCCCGGCGTATCATCCGCGACCGTCAATTTCGCAACCGAAAAAGCATCGGTCAGTTTCGATGACGAACAATCCAATCTCAATGATTTGCACCAAAAAGTCGAACAGCTCGGCTACGGGATCCAGCAAGAAGAAGTCGATTTCTCGATACAGGGCATGACGTGCGCGAACTGTTCCGCGCGGATCGAAAAAGCGTTGAACCGGATGGACGGTGTCGAAAACGCGACGATCAACCTTGCCATGGAAAGCGGGCACGTCGTCTATAGCCCTGGCACCTTGACTCCTGAAGATTTTGTCCAAAAAATCCAATCGCTCGGTTATGACGCGGTGCTTGAACAGGACCAGCAGGAAGCGACTGATTACAAAGAACAGGAAATCAAGAAAAAGACCCGCCTATTCTGGATCTCAGCCGCGTTCTCCTTGCCGCTCCTGTGGACGATGTTCAGTCATTTCACGTTCACGTCTTGGATGTACGTCCCGGAATTCCTGATGAATCCATTCGTGCAATGGGCGCTCGCGACACCGGTACAATTCTGGGTCGGCGCGACCTTCTATAAAGGCGCCTATTTTGCATTGAAAAACAAAAGCGCCAATATGGATGTATTGGTCGCACTCGGCACCTCGGCCGCTTATTTCTACAGCGTCTATCTCGTGCTTGCGAACTTAGGGACGGGCCATAATATGGGCTTGTATTTTGAAACGAGTGCCGTCCTGATCACCTTGATCGTCCTGGGGAAAGTGTTCGAAGCGCGCGCGAAAGGCCGCTCGTCCGACGCCATCAAGAAACTGATGAAGCTGCAGCCACAGCACGCGCTCGTCGAACGCGGCGGGGAATTCGTCAGCGCGCCGATCGAAGAGGTCAAAGAAGGCGATGTGCTGCTGATCAAACCAGGCGCTTCCATCCCCGTCGATGCGGCCATCATCTCCGGAAGTTCAGCGGTAGATGAATCGATGCTGACAGGCGAAAGCTTGCCGGTCGATAAAGCGGAAGGCGACGCAGTGTACGCTGCAACCGTCAACGCCAACGGTTCACTGAAAGTGCGCGCCGATAAGATCGGCAAGGATACAGTGCTATCGAACATCATCCGCGTCGTCGAACAGGCGCAAGGATCGAAAGCACCGATCCAGCGTCTGGCCGACCAGATCTCGGGCATTTTCGTCCCGATCGTTGTCGCAATCGCGATCGTGACTTTCCTTATCTGGTACTTCCTGGCCGCGCCCGGGGATTTCGCGGCGGCGCTGACCAGTACGGTTGCCGTCCTCGTCATCGCCTGCCCTTGTGCGCTCGGGCTTGCAACCCCGACCTCGATCATGGCGGGTTCCGGACGTTCCGCCGAACAAGGCGTGTTATTCAAGACGGCGGAATCCCTGGAAACAACAAAGCATATCGACACAATCGTGCTCGATAAGACCGGCACCATCACAAACGGCAAGCCAGTTGTCACCGACTTCATTACGGCCCCGGATATCGATTCGGATCATCTCAAACGGCTCGTGGCCAGTGCGGAAAGCGAATCTGAACACCCTGTCGCACAAGCGATCGCCGACTTCGGTTCCGCCGGCCTTCCGGTCAACGGGTTTGAAGCGATACCCGGACACGGCATTAAAGCAAAAGTGGACGGCCGTGAAGTCTGGGTCGGCAACCGCCGCTTGCTCGCAGGCATTGCGGTCGATGAACGGGCGGCCGAGCAATTGGAGCAAGACGGCAAGACCGCGATGTTCATTGCCATCGACGGGAAATACGCCGGCCTGATTGCTGTCGCGGATACGATCAAGGATTCCGCGAAAGCCGCCGTCGAAGAAATGAAACGCATGGGGCTGCATGTCGTCATGCTGACAGGTGACCAGCAGCGCACAGCTGATGCCATCGCAAGGCAAGTCGGCATCGACGAAGTCGTCGCCGGCGTTTTGCCCGCTGAAAAAGCGGGACATGTGGCAAAACTGCAGGAACAAGGCAGGAAAGTCGCGATGGCCGGAGACGGTTTGAACGATGCACCGGCGCTTGCGACTGCCGATATCGGCATGGCCATGGGCACCGGCACAGCGATTGCCATCGAAGCGGCCGACATCACCTTGATGCAAGGCGATTTGATGCGCGTCGCGGATGCAGTGCGCATGAGCCGCCTGACCGTCCGCAACATCAAGCAAAACCTGTTCTGGGCGCTCGCCTATAATTCCGTCGGCATCCCGATCGCTGCCGCCGGGTTCCTCGCGCCTTGGCTCGCAGGCGCTGCGATGGCGTTCAGTTCCGTTTCGGTCGTCATGAACGCATTGCGTCTGCAGCGCGTGAAATTGAATAAGTAA